DNA from Pseudomonas putida:
ACGGTCAAGACGACCTTGCTGACGGATGATGGCGAATTGGTGTCGCTTTCGAACCGAGAATTGCTCGAGCAGCGAGTCAATAGCCGCTAACCGCACAAAAGCTGTTAATGTATGCCGCCGCGAAAACGGCCCAAGGGGCCGCGCGGCGACATTGACCTGACTGTCGGCCAGATCCGTTTTGAATAAAGTTCATTCGCCGCCCATGCGCTATGACCCCCGCGAGCTCACCGATGAGGAATTGGTGGCGCGTTCGCATGAGGAGCTGTATCACGTAACGCGCGCCTATGAAGAGCTCATGCGGCGCTACCAGCGGACCCTGTTCAACGTCTGCGCGCGTTATCTGGGGAACGACCGGGATGCCGACGATGTCTGTCAGGAAGTGATGCTGAAGGTGCTCTACGGTCTGAAGAACTTCGAGGGTAAGTCGAAGTTCAAGACCTGGCTCTACAGCATCACCTACAACGAATGCATTACCCAGTACCGCAAGGAACGTCGCAAACGACGGTTGATGGATGCCTTGAGTCTGGACCCTGTCGAAGAGGCGTCCGAAGAGAAGGCACCCAAGGCCGAAGAGAAGGGCGGGCTGGATAGATGGCTGGTGCATGTGAACCCGATCGATCGGGAAATTCTGGTGCTTCGATTTGTCGCAGAGCTGGAGTTTCAGGAGATCGCCGATATCATGCACATGGGTCTGAGCGCCACGAAAATGCGCTACAAGCGTGCGCTCGACAAGCTTAGAGAGAAATTTACGGGGTTGGCTGAAACTTAGCGCCTCGGAAATATCTCTAACCAATCGGCAAGTTCTGCTAGACTTGCCGTCGAGTTGTCCCCCGGATGTTGGTGGGACTGCTTAACTATCACCAGATGGGGATTTAACGGATGAAATTGAAAAACACCTTGGGCTTGGCCATTGGTTCGCTTGTAGCCGCCACTTCGTTTGGCGCTCTGGCACAAGGTCAAGGCGCCGTCGAGACCGAACTCTTCTACAAGAAAGAGTTCTTCGACAGCCAGCGCGACTTCAAGAACGACGGCAACCTGTTCGGTGGCTCGATCGGTTACTTCCTGACCGACGACGTCGAACTGCGTCTGGGCTATGACGAAGTTCACAACGCTCGTGGCGAAGACGGCAAGAACATCAAGGGCTCCAACACCGCCCTGGACGCCGTTTACCACTTCAACAACCCGTACGACGCCATCCGTCCATACGTTTCGGCTGGTTTCTCGCACCAGAGCCTGGGCCAGACCGGTCGCGGTGGTCGTAACCAGTCCACCTTCGCCAACGTTGGCGCTGGCGCCAAGTGGTACATCACTGACATGTTCTACGCCCGTGCTGGCGTCGAAGCTCAGTACAACATCGACCAGGGCGACACCGAGTGGGCTCCTAGCGTCGGTATCGGCATGAACTTCGGCGGTAGCCCGAAGCAAGCTGAAGCTGCTCCGGCTCCTGTTGCTGAAGTCTGCTCCGACAGCGACAACGACGGCGTTTGCGACAACGTCGACAAGTGCCCAGACACCCCGGCCAACGTTACCGTTGACGCCGACGGCTGCCCGGCTGTTGCCGAAGTCGTACGTGTTGAGCTGGACGTCAAGTTCGACTTCGACAAGTCGGTCGTCAAGCCAAACAGCTACGGTGACATCAAGAACCTGGCTGACTTCATGAAGCAGTACCCACAAACCACCACCACCGTTGAAGGTCACACCGACTCCGTTGGTCCAGACGCTTACAACCAGAAGCTGTCCGAGCGTCGTGCCAATGCTGTCAAGCAGGTTCTGACCCAGCAGTACGGTGTTGAATCCAGCCGTATCGACTCGGTTGGCTACGGTGAGACCCGTCCGGTTGCTGACAACGCCACCGAAGAAGGCCGCGCCATCAACCGTCGCGTTGAAGCTCAGGTCGAAGCCCAGGCCAAGTAATTTGGTTTGATGCTTCACGAAAAACCCGGCCTCGGCCGGGTTTTTCTTTTTCCAGGGTGCAGCTTTGTCGTGCGGCCAGCCCTGGCGTTCTACCTCAAATACCGTATTCAACGGGGTGCTCGCCCTCATAGGAGCATGACGTGCGCCCGTGGCAAAGCAACCCATGTGCCAAGGGCCCTGTCGTCCGAGCCGCGTGGTGGCTATAATCGCCCCCTCACTCACCGCGAGTCTTGCCTGCCCATGTATACCCTGGCCCGCCAGCTGTTGTTCAAGCTTTCCCCGGAAACCTCCCACGACCTGTCCCTGGACCTGATCGGTGCCGGTGGCCGCCTCGGTCTCAATGGCCTACTGTGCAAGCAGCCTGCGGCCTTGCCTGTGACGGTCATGGGCTTGAACTTTGCCAATCCGGTGGGCCTTGCTGCAGGCCTGGACAAGAATGGCGCTGCCATCGATGGCTTCGCCCAGCTAGGGTTCGGTTTCGTCGAGATCGGTACCGTGACGCCGCGCCCGCAACCGGGCAACCCCAAGCCGCGGCTGTTCCGGCTGCCGGAGGCCACCGCGATCATCAATCGGATGGGCTTCAACAACCTGGGTGTCGATCACTTGTTGGCCCGGGTGCGTGCGTCGCGCTATGACGGTGTGCTTGGCATCAATATCGGCAAGAATTTCGACACCCCCGTAGAGCGTGCGGTGGACGACTACCTGATCTGCCTGGAAAAAGTCTACGCAGACGCCAGTTACATCACCGTCAACGTCAGTTCACCGAACACCCCAGGCCTGCGTACCCTGCAGTTCGGCGACTCGCTCAAGCAACTGCTTCAGGCTCTGGCTGTGCGTCGCGAGGAGCTGGTAAACAAGCACGGTAAGCGTGTGCCGCTGGCAATCAAGATCGCCCCAGACATGACTGACGAAGAAACGGCCATGGTGGCCTCGGCATTGCTCGAGACGGGCATGGACGCGGTGATCGCGACCAACACCACCCTGAGCCGTGAAGGCGTCCAGGGCCTGCCGTATGGTGACGAGGCGGGCGGTTTGTCTGGCGCGCCAGTGCTTGAGAAAAGCACTCACACCGTGAAAGTGTTGGCAGGAGAACTGGCCGGAAAGTTGCCGATCATCGCTGCCGGCGGTATCACCGAGGGGCGTCATGCAGCCGAAAAGATCGCGGCTGGTGCGAGCCTGGTGCAGATCTACTCGGGCTTCATCTATAAAGGGCCTGCGCTGATTCGTGAGGCAGTGGACGCGATCGCTGCCTTGCCACGTTCATAAAAAAGGCAGGCATAAAAAAGGGCCCCACGAAGGGGCCCCTGGGCCTCAGCCCGCCGCCCGGATAGGGCGCGCATGGTGACTCGAATTCAGTGTCCTCGTCTCAGCCAACGGCGTGATTTTCGTTGAGTCTCTGGATGCCTGCGGTGCCGGTCATACCATCCCAGTTATCGCCCCGGCCTTCCCGCCAGCCATTGATCCAGGCTTGACGCACGGACGGCAGATTGAAGGGGCAAAGCTCGCGGGATTTGCCGGTAACCCCGTATTGGTAGCCACGTGAATATGCTCTTTCCAACGGATCACGCTTAAGTCTTCTCATAGGGTGTTGCCCTCACTTGTTGACTGTAATGTCCCGTCGGCCTCTCCGAGGCCGGGCAGAATCGTTCTGCCGGTGTGCGCTCGCTGCCGGCGTGGCGAGCAGAAAGTGTTGCCTCGTTGCGAGACAACCTAAAGCCAGTTCTAACCAAAGCGAGTCACAGTGTGAATGATCGATTTGTCATAAGGACGTAACGTTTCATAGAGTCAAAGGATAAGTAAATAAATGCGACTCAACGTGATTTGCCGTTGAGCCCGCTATGATCAGGGTTCAGTGCCCCTTGCAGTCATCTGGCCAGCGTCTTGGGCCGATGTGCGGTAACAATTTGAAATGCGACGAAGGGTCACATTGGCCTCCGCGTCGCTGGAAATTTTCATACTGCCTGACGATCTAACCCACTTCGCAAGGTGTGAAGGGGCTTGTCGTTCAGGTGGCCCGGCCTTCCCGGACTGCGGGCGAGGCCACCCGGGCGCCTGCTGGAAGGGCGTGCGGGCAAACATCGGCGGGGCGATGCGTCGGCCCGTCACTCAATCAGCCCAAGGCTCTGGATTGCTCATGTCGGACCGTTTCGAACTTTATCTCACCTGCCCCAAAGGTCTTGAAGGCCTGCTCGCCGAGGAAGCCCGCAACCTGGGCCTGGACGATGTGCGTGAGCACACCTCGGCCATCCGCGGCTCGGCCGACATGGAAACCGCTTACCGCCTGTGTCTGTGGTCGCGCCTGGCCAACCGAGTGCTGCTGGTACTCAAGCGTTTCTCCATGAAAAACGCCGATGAACTCTATAACGGTGTGCATGGGGTCGATTGGCAAGATCACCTGGCGGCCGATGGCACCTTGGCGGTGGAGTTCAGTGGCCACGGTTCGGGAATCGACAACACCCATTTCGGTGCCCTCAAGGTCAAGGACGCGATCGTCGACAAGCTTCGCAACCGCGAAGGCCAGCGCCCGTCCGTGGACAAGATCGATCCGGATGTGCGCGTGCACCTGCGCCTGGATCGTGGCGAGGCGATTCTCTCCTTGGACCTGTCTGGACACAGCCTGCATCAACGCGGCTATCGCCTGCAGCAAGGTGCCGCGCCGTTGAAAGAGAACCTGGCGGCGGCGGTACTGATCCGCGCCGGCTGGCCACGCATCGCCGCTGAAGGCGGGGCCCTGGCCGACCCTATGTGCGGGGTGGGTACCTTCCTGGTGGAGGCGGCAATGATGGCCGCCGATATCGCCCCCAATCTCAAGCGTGAGCGCTGGGGCTTCACTGCCTGGCTTGGCCATGTGCCGGCGTTGTGGCGCAAGGTTCATGAAGAAGCCCGGGCCCGTGCGCAGGAAGGCCTGGCCAGGCCCCCGCTGTGGATTCGTGGCTATGAAGCCGACCCACGACTGATCCAGCCAGGGCGCAACAACGTCGAACGGGCAGGTCTGGGCGACTGGGTGAAGATCTATCAGGGCGAAGTCGGCAGCTTCGAACCGCGCCCGGACCAGAACCAGAAAGGCCTGGTCATCAGCAACCCACCCTACGGTGAGCGTCTCGGTGACGAAGCCAGCCTGCTGTACCTCTACCAAAACCTCGGTGAGCGCTTGCGTCAGGCCTGCCTGGGCTGGGAGGCGGCAGTGTTCACCGGCGCCCCTGAGCTGGGCAAGCGCATGGGTATTCGCAGCCACAAGCAGTACGCCTTCTGGAACGGCGCCTTGCCGTGCAAGCTGCTGCTGTTCAAGGTCCAGCCCGACCAATTCGTCACTGGCGAGCGTCGCCAGGCCGAGTCGGACCCAGACACCGCACGGCGCCCGACAGCGGTGGCCAATGAGCCGGCGCGCTTGTCCGAAGGCGCGCAGATGTTCGCCAACCGCCTGCAGAAGAACCTCAAGCAATTGGGCAAGTGGGCCCGTCGCGAGCAGGTCGATTGCTACCGCTTGTATGACGCCGACATGCCGGAATATGCCCTGGCGGTAGACCTCTACCACGACTGGGTGCACGTGCAGGAATATGCCGCGCCACGCTCGGTCGATCCGGACAAGGCCCAGGCGCGTCTGCTCGATGCCCTGGCCGCCATCCCTCAGGCGCTGGGTATCGACCCGCAGCGTGTGGTGCTCAAGCGTCGGGAGCGCCAGAGCGGGACGCGTCAGTACGAACGCCAAGGTGCCGAGGGCCGTTTCCAGGAGGTGAACGAAGGTGGCGTGAAGCTGCTGGTCAACCTCACGGACTACCTGGACACCGGTCTGTTCCTCGATCACCGTCCGATCCGTCTGCGTATCCAGCGCGAGGCGTCCGGCAAGCGCTTCCTCAATCTGTTCTGCTACACCGCGACGGCCACGGTACACGCGGCCAAGGGCGGTGCTCGCAGCACCACTAGCGTCGATTTATCCAAGACCTACCTGGACTGGGCGCGCCGCAACCTGGCACTCAACGGTTTCTCTGACCGCCACCGCCTGGAGCAGGGGGACGTGATGGCCTGGCTGGAAGGCAACCGGGACAGCTACGACCTGATCTTCATCGACCCGCCGACCTTCTCTAACTCCAAGCGCATGGAAGGGGTGTTCGACGTGCAGCGCGATCATGTGCAGTTGCTGGATCTGGCCATGGCCCGCCTGGCGCCGGGCGGTGTGCTGTACTTCTCCAACAACTTCCGCAAGTTCCAGCTCGACCCGAGCCTGGTCGAGCGTTATGCCGTCGAGGAGATCAGCAACCAGACCCTGGACCCTGATTTCGCGCGTAACAATCGAATTCACCGGGCATGGCGCATTCAGGCGCGATAGGCGACGTGTACGAGGTTGCGTGGCTAGTGGCCAATAGCTATAACTGACCCGAAGGGCCCGACAAATTCGCAGGACGCTGACGTGATGAGATCGCTTTATGTCGAAGTGTGGCGTTCGTGCGAAGGTGCTCGGCATGTTCCGCGAAGCGCTGCCCGCCTGGGGGGTGGCGCTGGTGGTTTTGGTCGCTGGCGGGCTGTTGACGGCGGCCTTGGCCATTGCCACGCAGAGTTTCTACCTGCAGCAACTGCGTCAGCGCTTCGAGCTGCTGGCCAATGAGCGTTTTAGTCGCATCGCCGAACGCTTCGAGGATCAGGAGCAGCGTCTGGATGGCCTGCGACGGTTTTTCAGTTACTCCAACGAAATCACCCCCCAGGAATTCGATGGCTACGCCCGGCCATTGTTGTACCGGACCCAGGCATATTCCTGGGCGCCCCGGGTCGATGCCGAACAACGCGCGGATTTCGAACGACGCGCAAGCGCGTGGCTAGAACAGCATTACCAGATCCGTGATCAGGACGCCCAAGGTGTCTGGCACCCTGCGCCTGAGCACGACCATTACTATCCGGTGCTCTATACCCAGGCTGTATCCCTGCAAGGGCAGCCCTATGGGCTGCCCTTGCAGGGACAGCCCCTACGGGAAGAGACCCTTGCTCGGGCTTCGTCACCTGGCAACATGGCGGTGTCCGCGCCGCTGGACATGATCAACGTCGAGCCTGCGTATGCCCGTGGGGTGCTGATCGTGGCGCCAGTGTTCGCCGACAGTGATCCTAGTGGATTGCCTTCTGGTTATGTCATGGCCTTGTTGAGCATGCAGCGCTTGATTGCCGAAGGGCTACCGCCTGCAACGGATGACAACTTGGTGGTGCGCATACTCGATGCTTCCGGAGCCAAAGGGGCGGAAGTGCTGTTCGACTCACGAAACACCGTCGCCTCAGTACCCCTGGCCAGTACCCACCTTTTGCATCTGGCTGATCACCACTACCAACTCGACATCCGTCCCAGTCAGGCCTTTCTCAAGGCCAACCGCTCCTCGGCAGTGGTGGCAGTCAGCTTGTTGGGCGGTTTGCTCAGCGTGTTGCTCAGTGCCTTGCTCTACAGTTTGTTCAGTCAGCGCCAGCGTGCGCTTGCACTGGTCGACCAGCGTACCGCCGAACTGCAGATCAGTGAGCAGTCCCTGCGTGAAACTCACAATCGACTGCGCAGCGTGCTGGACGCTGCGACCCAGGTCGCGATCATCGCCACCAATCTCAAGGGGCTGGTCAGCACCTTCAATGCCGGCGCCGAGCGCATGCTGGGGTACTCGGCAAGCGAAGCCATTGGTCAGTTGCGGCTCGAGGAGCTGGTACCCCCCGAGGAGCTCAGTCAGCGCGCCCATGCCTTGAGCGTGCGTTATGGGCGTGAGATGGGCGGTGGCCAGGCGATGTTCGCCGAAACCGTGCAGGAAAAAGGGGCCGAGGCGGGGGAGTGGACCTTGGTGCGCAAGGATGGCAGCCACTTGCTGGCCAACATGCTAGTCACCGCGGTGCTCGACGAGCAGGGCCTGTGGGTGGGGTATCTGGCCATCTGCATCGACGTTACTGAACGGCGGCGTGTCCATGAAGCGCTGGCGGCTCGTGATCGGTTGTTGGAGAAACTCAGTGCTGAAGTGCCCGGCGGGATCTACCAGTACCGCCTGGATGCCGATGGACACTCCTGTTTCCCTTATGCCAGCCAAGGTCTTCACGATATCTATGAAGTCGATTTGCAGATACTGCGCGAGGATGCCTCGGCGGTGTTCGACCGCATCCATCCTGACGACCTGGAGCGTGTCCGTCGCTCGGTCCGTTACTCGGCCGTGCACTTGACACCTTGGCGTGAAGAATACCGCGTGATATTGCCCCAGGCGGGCTTGCGGTGGGTTCGTGGAGAGGCCACCCCGGAGGTCGGCGAGGCGGGGTGTACCTTGTGGCATGGCTACCTGACGGACATCTCCGACCTCAAGCGGGTGGAGGAAGAGCTTCGGGCGCTCTCAGTCACCGATGCCTTGACCGGCATCCATAACCGTCGGCATTTTCAGGAACGGCTGCAGAACGAGTTGGAGCGTGCTCAGCGTGATGGGTTGGACCTGGCGGTGATCATGCTGGATATCGATCATTTCAAGCGGATCAACGATCAGTACGGTCATGCGGTGGGCGATCACGTGTTGCGCAGCCTTTGCCAGCGGATTGGCAATCGCCTGCGGCGTACCGATGTGTTTTGCCGTTTGGGTGGTGAGGAGTTCATGGTGCTTTGCCCTGGCAGCAACGCCGAGCAGGCGCGATCGTTGGCGGTGGAGCTGTGGCAGGGGGTTCGCAGTGTTCCGATTGATGGGGTGGGCCGGGTGACGGCGAGTTTCGGCGTGGCGGGCTGGCGGCCGGGGGAGGGGGCTGATGCGTTGCTGTTGCGGGCTGATGCGGGGGTTTATGCGGCCAAGCAGGCGGGGCGGGACCGGGTCGAGGCGGAGTTGCTCTGAGGCTGGGCTTTTGTGGTTTTGTGTTGGTTGTTGGTTGTTGGTGTTGTGGGCAGATCCGTTTGCTTGGGTGATGCTGCGCAAGCCTCGATCTCGCGACTTCGGCTACGCCGAAGGGCGCTACGCGCCTGCACCTCCAGACATCTCCGCTCGGCCCAAATTACAGGCGGCGCCTGGGTTGGCGTTGTTTTTTCAGTGAGGTGGGTATTGAGTTTTCCGGCCATTCGCGGGTGAATCGGAGCGCCGAACCGCCGCTCCCACAGGTATAGCGCAGCTCTTGAGAACGGCGCAGTGCCTGTAGGAGATTCTATGGTTGAGGGCAAAGCTTTTTTGCCCCTTTGCTGACGTATTCGCCTTGGGTCTTCATCAAGGCGAATGCAACTCTGGCGAGCTTGCGTGACAAGATAACCAGGGCCTGAGTCGTTGCCTTACCTGCCCGGCGATAGTGCTCGTAGACGTCTTTCCAGGCCGCAGACCTACTGGCCGCCATGGCGGCGTTATGCAGTAATCGACGGATCTCTGAACAACCCCGCTTGGTCAACCGTCGACGTCCGGCCTTTTGGCCGGAATCTGCAACTTTCAGGTCCATGCCTAGAAAAGCGATGTATGAATCACTGTTCTTGAATTCGCCCCGAATAAATGCGGTGACGAGGGCAACAGCGGTCAGGAAGCCAATCCCTTCAACTTTCTGACAGCGGGCGACTTGTTCGGCTAGGCCAGCCTCTTTTACCAAGACCTTCAGGCGTTTCTGGATCAGAAGATCAAGCGACTCGAAGTGCTTGGCAAAGCTGTTGAACGCCTCTTTGAGCGACATTTCATTGCCCCAGCTCTGAGTCAGACTTGTCCGCGCCGAAACCAGCGCTGCTCTGCGCCGGAGCAGGCTCTGGAGCTTGCCGTAGACAGCTGGAGGGGGCGACCAAGGACGAAGAGCACTGCCCTCGCGATCCAGGAAGCGAGCCAGCAGGCAGGCATCGGACGCATCGGTTTTAACGCGTCCGCCAACGCCCTTGCGGTAGTTGCTGAGTTGAAACCCGTCGACGACATAGACGGCGAAGCCCTTTTCGTATGCCATCTCAACCAGGTCCAGATGGTAAACATTGGTAGCTTCAACGCAGATAGCGGTATTGGCCGGCTGAAGTGCCAGCCACTTTTGGATTTCAGGCTTGGTGTTTCTAACGGTCTGCTGTTGGGCGGAGTCTTCGTAATAACAGACCAGCTCAGCCTTGGCGACATCGATGCCGATGATGAAATTGTCTACTCGCATTGCCATCGCCTGAACTCCCACGGTATGGTTTTTGAACTCGGAGGGGTTTCACCAAGAGGCGCTGGCTTGCTTCTATCGTCGTTTGCAAACGATGCATTCTTTATCGGCGCTTTGGTGAAGGGGTGGGGCGATGTCTCCCACGGTCTGTACTGCGCCTAACAGTCAGAATCGGTTTGTTCGTCCCACCACCCCTTCGAGTATCACCATACAAGCGGGTTTACCCGCGAATAGGCCGGCACAAACAACAAATAATTAGCTTGTTTGCCGTTGCCATTGTTTTTTATGCGCGATAGTTCAGACACCACCAATCGCGACCTCAGAAGGCCGAGTGTAGGTGTCTGTAGGGGCAGGCGCGCAGCGCCCTTCGGCGTAGCCGAAGTCGCGAGATGGAGGCTTGCGTAGCAAGCCAGAGGCCGCGAAGCCCTGAAAGGCAGCGGAGCGGAGGGAACCCCGGAGCGCAGCGCAGGGGCCGTATGTGGGAGCAAGACGGCTTTGGTGACTTTGGCCAAGACCAAAGTGACCCGCCGTGAAGGCGGAAAGCGCCAGTGGCGCCCCCACCCAGAATGGATAATCACACTCTCTGAAAGCCCAAGCCCAGGCCGATCAAGGCACCCCAGCCGCCGCAGTGCTCCCTACCTTCGGCTGCCGATAAAGATCCAGCAACACCTGATCCAGCACCTGCGATGCCCCCCAAGGCTTGGGATCATTCAGAATCGCTGCCACCGCCCAGGTGTTCCCGTTGCTATCCCGGCTGTATCCGGCAATCGCCCGAACGGTGTTCAGCGTACCGGTCTTGATGTGTCCTTCACCGGTCATGGCCGTGCGTTTGAGTCGCTTGCGCATGGTGCCATCCATGCCCACCAGCGGCATG
Protein-coding regions in this window:
- the rlmKL gene encoding bifunctional 23S rRNA (guanine(2069)-N(7))-methyltransferase RlmK/23S rRNA (guanine(2445)-N(2))-methyltransferase RlmL yields the protein MSDRFELYLTCPKGLEGLLAEEARNLGLDDVREHTSAIRGSADMETAYRLCLWSRLANRVLLVLKRFSMKNADELYNGVHGVDWQDHLAADGTLAVEFSGHGSGIDNTHFGALKVKDAIVDKLRNREGQRPSVDKIDPDVRVHLRLDRGEAILSLDLSGHSLHQRGYRLQQGAAPLKENLAAAVLIRAGWPRIAAEGGALADPMCGVGTFLVEAAMMAADIAPNLKRERWGFTAWLGHVPALWRKVHEEARARAQEGLARPPLWIRGYEADPRLIQPGRNNVERAGLGDWVKIYQGEVGSFEPRPDQNQKGLVISNPPYGERLGDEASLLYLYQNLGERLRQACLGWEAAVFTGAPELGKRMGIRSHKQYAFWNGALPCKLLLFKVQPDQFVTGERRQAESDPDTARRPTAVANEPARLSEGAQMFANRLQKNLKQLGKWARREQVDCYRLYDADMPEYALAVDLYHDWVHVQEYAAPRSVDPDKAQARLLDALAAIPQALGIDPQRVVLKRRERQSGTRQYERQGAEGRFQEVNEGGVKLLVNLTDYLDTGLFLDHRPIRLRIQREASGKRFLNLFCYTATATVHAAKGGARSTTSVDLSKTYLDWARRNLALNGFSDRHRLEQGDVMAWLEGNRDSYDLIFIDPPTFSNSKRMEGVFDVQRDHVQLLDLAMARLAPGGVLYFSNNFRKFQLDPSLVERYAVEEISNQTLDPDFARNNRIHRAWRIQAR
- a CDS encoding OmpA family protein, whose product is MKLKNTLGLAIGSLVAATSFGALAQGQGAVETELFYKKEFFDSQRDFKNDGNLFGGSIGYFLTDDVELRLGYDEVHNARGEDGKNIKGSNTALDAVYHFNNPYDAIRPYVSAGFSHQSLGQTGRGGRNQSTFANVGAGAKWYITDMFYARAGVEAQYNIDQGDTEWAPSVGIGMNFGGSPKQAEAAPAPVAEVCSDSDNDGVCDNVDKCPDTPANVTVDADGCPAVAEVVRVELDVKFDFDKSVVKPNSYGDIKNLADFMKQYPQTTTTVEGHTDSVGPDAYNQKLSERRANAVKQVLTQQYGVESSRIDSVGYGETRPVADNATEEGRAINRRVEAQVEAQAK
- the sigX gene encoding RNA polymerase sigma factor SigX, with translation MRYDPRELTDEELVARSHEELYHVTRAYEELMRRYQRTLFNVCARYLGNDRDADDVCQEVMLKVLYGLKNFEGKSKFKTWLYSITYNECITQYRKERRKRRLMDALSLDPVEEASEEKAPKAEEKGGLDRWLVHVNPIDREILVLRFVAELEFQEIADIMHMGLSATKMRYKRALDKLREKFTGLAET
- a CDS encoding IS110 family transposase, whose translation is MAMRVDNFIIGIDVAKAELVCYYEDSAQQQTVRNTKPEIQKWLALQPANTAICVEATNVYHLDLVEMAYEKGFAVYVVDGFQLSNYRKGVGGRVKTDASDACLLARFLDREGSALRPWSPPPAVYGKLQSLLRRRAALVSARTSLTQSWGNEMSLKEAFNSFAKHFESLDLLIQKRLKVLVKEAGLAEQVARCQKVEGIGFLTAVALVTAFIRGEFKNSDSYIAFLGMDLKVADSGQKAGRRRLTKRGCSEIRRLLHNAAMAASRSAAWKDVYEHYRRAGKATTQALVILSRKLARVAFALMKTQGEYVSKGAKKLCPQP
- a CDS encoding quinone-dependent dihydroorotate dehydrogenase, with amino-acid sequence MYTLARQLLFKLSPETSHDLSLDLIGAGGRLGLNGLLCKQPAALPVTVMGLNFANPVGLAAGLDKNGAAIDGFAQLGFGFVEIGTVTPRPQPGNPKPRLFRLPEATAIINRMGFNNLGVDHLLARVRASRYDGVLGINIGKNFDTPVERAVDDYLICLEKVYADASYITVNVSSPNTPGLRTLQFGDSLKQLLQALAVRREELVNKHGKRVPLAIKIAPDMTDEETAMVASALLETGMDAVIATNTTLSREGVQGLPYGDEAGGLSGAPVLEKSTHTVKVLAGELAGKLPIIAAGGITEGRHAAEKIAAGASLVQIYSGFIYKGPALIREAVDAIAALPRS
- a CDS encoding sensor domain-containing diguanylate cyclase, whose amino-acid sequence is MSKCGVRAKVLGMFREALPAWGVALVVLVAGGLLTAALAIATQSFYLQQLRQRFELLANERFSRIAERFEDQEQRLDGLRRFFSYSNEITPQEFDGYARPLLYRTQAYSWAPRVDAEQRADFERRASAWLEQHYQIRDQDAQGVWHPAPEHDHYYPVLYTQAVSLQGQPYGLPLQGQPLREETLARASSPGNMAVSAPLDMINVEPAYARGVLIVAPVFADSDPSGLPSGYVMALLSMQRLIAEGLPPATDDNLVVRILDASGAKGAEVLFDSRNTVASVPLASTHLLHLADHHYQLDIRPSQAFLKANRSSAVVAVSLLGGLLSVLLSALLYSLFSQRQRALALVDQRTAELQISEQSLRETHNRLRSVLDAATQVAIIATNLKGLVSTFNAGAERMLGYSASEAIGQLRLEELVPPEELSQRAHALSVRYGREMGGGQAMFAETVQEKGAEAGEWTLVRKDGSHLLANMLVTAVLDEQGLWVGYLAICIDVTERRRVHEALAARDRLLEKLSAEVPGGIYQYRLDADGHSCFPYASQGLHDIYEVDLQILREDASAVFDRIHPDDLERVRRSVRYSAVHLTPWREEYRVILPQAGLRWVRGEATPEVGEAGCTLWHGYLTDISDLKRVEEELRALSVTDALTGIHNRRHFQERLQNELERAQRDGLDLAVIMLDIDHFKRINDQYGHAVGDHVLRSLCQRIGNRLRRTDVFCRLGGEEFMVLCPGSNAEQARSLAVELWQGVRSVPIDGVGRVTASFGVAGWRPGEGADALLLRADAGVYAAKQAGRDRVEAELL
- the rmf gene encoding ribosome modulation factor, producing MRRLKRDPLERAYSRGYQYGVTGKSRELCPFNLPSVRQAWINGWREGRGDNWDGMTGTAGIQRLNENHAVG